The DNA sequence ATTGGAGGTCGATGATGCCCATTTTACCTTGATGTATGTGCTGCCGCTTGCAGGCAGCAGCGAAAAGGCAAAGCAAAATTTTGAAAGCAACCAGTTTAGTGTTACCCGTCAATTGCGTTATTCGCTGAGCAATCCAGGTGAGGAAATTGACATGGTACTTTTTGTGAATGGGTTGCCCATTGCTACAATGGAACTCAAGAACCATTGGACGGGGCAGAATGCCAAAGTACACGGTCAGAATCAATACAAGTTTCAGCGCGATATTACACAGCCTCTTCTCCATTTTGGCCGCTGTGTGGTACATTTTGTGGTGGACACGGATGAGGTGTATATGACCACCCGGCTGAACGGGGCGGAAACCTTCTTTTTACCTTTTAATAGAGGCTACAACATGGGGAAGGGCAATCCGCCTAACCCTTTCGGGCATAAGACGGCTTACTTATGGGAGAACATACTAACCAGGGAAAGCATCGCGAATATTCTGCAGCACTTTGTTCGCTTTGACGGCAAGGAAACGGATCCCTTAAGCAAAAGAACCTTGTTCTTTCCGCGCTATCATCAACTGGATGTTGTGCGAAAGATTATAGCTGATGCAAGTAAAAAGGGTGTGGGGCAAACTTACCTGATACAGCATTCCGCAGGTTCCGGTAAGTCCAACTCAATTACCTGGTCGGCCTATCAACTAATTGAAGCCTATCCTGAAAATGAATCAGTCAGGGGAAGCCGGGGCATTACCCATCCGCTGTTCGATTCTGTCATCGTCGTTACTGACCGCAGATTACTGGATAAACAGCTCCGCGAAACTATCCGGGATTTTTCGGAAGTAAAGAACATCATTGGCCCGGCATATTCTTCCCCCGAGCTTAAAGAGAACCTGGAAAGCGGAAAACGAATCATCATTACGACTATTCAGAAATTTCCGTTTATCGTGGACGGCATTGCAGATTTGAGTGACAAATGCTTCGCCGTAATTATTGATGAGGCGCATAGTAGTCAAAGCGGCAGGGCTTCCGATAATATGAACCGGGCAATGGGAAGCGGTAGCGAAGAAGACGTCGATCCTCAGGATAAGATTTTGAAAGCCATGCATTCCCGCAAAATGAGGGGTAATGCTTCTTATCTGGCCTTCACAGCTACTCCAAAAAATGCCACCTTGGAAAAATTCGGTGTACAACAAGCGGATGGAAGTTTTAAGCCTTTTCATCTCTATTCGATGAAACAGGCCATAGAAGAGGGTTTTATTTTGGATGTGCTGGCCAATTATACCACTTACAGGAGCTATTATGAGATAAGGAAGTCAATCGAGGAAAATCCTTTATTTGACACGGTAAAGGCGCAGAAAAAGCTTAGAGCTTTTGTAGAACGCGATCAACAAACCATAGCCATCAAGGCGGAGATCATGCTGGAACACTTCATAACACATGTGGTTAAAAAGAAGAAGCTTAAAGGCAAGGCTAAAGCCATGGTGATTACGCAGAGCATTGAATCGGCCATTCGTTATTTTTTCGCGATCCGGGATTTGCTGAAAGAAAAAGGAAATCCGTTTAATGCCCTAGTTGCCTTTTCAGGAACCAAGCGTGTTGACGGACTGGAATATACCGAAGAAGCAATCAACGGCTTTGGAGAGAATGAAACGCGGGATAAATTTGATGCCGATGAATATCGGATACTGGTAGTGGCTGACAAGTACCTAACCGGTTTTGACCAGCCGAAATTAACAGCCATGTACGTGGACAAGAAATTACAGGGCGTGAAGGCTGTTCAGGCGCTATCCAGATTGAACCGGTCAGCCGATAAACTTGGAAAAAAAACCGAAGACTTGTTCGTGCTGGATTTCTTCAACTCGACGGAAGATATTAAAACGGCTTTCGACGATTTCTATACGGCCACGACACTTAGCAAGGCAACTGATGTAAACGTATTGCACGAGCTTAAGTCCAGTTTGGACGATGGCGCCGTTTATGAGTGGGCGGAAGTAGAGAGTTTCGTGGAAAAGTATTTTGAAGGAGTGGACGCGCAGGAATTAAGTCCCATCATCGATGTTGCCGCTGCCCGGTTCAATGACGAATTGGCACTGGGGGACAACGACAAAGCCGACTTTAAGATCAAGGCCAAGCAATTCGTGAAAATTTATGGTCAAATGGCTTCCATTCTCCCGTACGAGGTTCTGAAATGGGAAAAACTATTTTGGTTCTTAAAATTCTTGATTCCCAAACTTATTATCGCCGACCCGGAACAGGATGCTCTCGATGGGCTGCTGAATTCGGTTGATCTTTCCACCTACGGACTTGAGCGGGTAAAACTAAATACAGCAATTAGCCTGGACGCCTCGGAAACAGAACTTGATCCTCAGAATGCTAATCCAAGGGCAGTTCACGATGGAGAGCGGGCTGAAGATCCGCTTGATAATATTATCATAAGTTTCAACGAACGGTGGTTCCAAGGCTGGGACGCCACACCTGAAGAGCAGCGGGTGAAGTTCATCAATTTAGCGCGAAGTATAAGTTCACATCCTGACTATAAAGAAAAGTATGCCAAAAATAGCGATACTCAAAACCGGGAAATTGCCTTTCATAAGATCTTTGACGAAGTTATGGCCAAACAACGTAAGCACGAACTCGACCTGTACCGCTTGATTTCGCAGGATCCCGCCTTTAAATCAGCTATGCAAGGGACCCTAAAACGCATATTGGGAGTGTAGTGTTATGCCAATTCCAGATTATCAATCCATCATGTTGCCGTTGTTGAAAGCAATTTCTGACGGCGAGGTACATTTATTCAAGGATGTCGTAAATATTCTAACTGTTAAGTTTAATCTCTCCGAAGAAGAGCAAAAGCAACTGTTGCCAAGTGGACAGGCATTCTTATTCCCCAACAGGGTAGGATGGGCAAGAACATACTTAAAAAAGGCCGGCCTTATTGACACGCCTAAACGGGGAATATTAGTAATTACCCCACGCGGCACAGCGATTCTAGAGGAAAAGCCGAAGCAAATTGACAATAACTTGCTGAAGCAGTTTCCCGAATTTGTTGAATTCCAGCACTACAAGAAGCAAGATACCACAACCATAGAGGCAGTTGCATCGTCTTCGTCTGACGAGCAGACCCCGGAAGAAATTATTGAGAACGCCTATCAAAAAATACGCGCAGCTTTGTCTATAGAACTTCTTGATACCGTGCGCGAATTATCTCCTTTCTTTTTCGAACGCTTAGTAGTGGAACTATTAGTAAAAATGGGGTATGGAGGTTCCATGAAAGATGCCGGAGAAGTAATTAAAAAAACCGGAGATGAAGGCATTGATGGCACCATCAAGGAAGACAAACTCGGATTGGACATTATCTATATTCAAGCCAAGCGATGGCAGGCTGGTAATATGATCGGAAGGCCCGAACTGCAAAAATTTGTAGGCGCACTGGCTGGGCAGGGAGCAAAAAAAGGAATATTCATAACCACCTCGTCCTTCACAAGGGAGGCTTTAAACTATATTCCTCGTAACGAAACAAGAATTGTTCTTATTGACGGCGAGCAATTAGCTGAATTAATGATCGATCACAATTTAGGCGTAGCTCCGCACCGAATGTATGAGATTAAACGATTAGACAGTGATTATTTTGTAGAGGAATAGGTAGATGCTGTGAACGCAGGGTACAGCGTTCTGAAAATTCTATCCGGTAATCGCAGCGCTAACCTTAACCTTCGCAGATCTCTTTCAGTTTATCGAGGGCTTTGGGATACGTGATCCGGAAGTATTCCAGCATCTGATCGTTCACATCAATATCTACTGTTACGGTAGTTGTCCCGTCCCGGCTTTCAAAAGTGTAGTTTTCGAAGCCTTGCCATTCTTCGGCGACCGGCCCTTCGGTGAGTTCATTTTCTCCATCCACAATGCCTGTGTATTCGATGGAAATATGCCGGTTCGGGGTATTTTCCCTGATGTAGCCTACCATGCCCTCGCGTTTGCCTTCTTTGCTTGCGCCAATAAACAGGATTTTCGAACCCTTTTCCCAGCTTCCTTCAACATCTCCGCCCCCTTCGAATTCAGAGGAGGGATTGAATACTGCGGTCCACTGTTTGAATGTTTCTTTGCCGATCATTGTTTTATACACCTTGTCAACGGCTGCATTAATCTCTTTTTTGAATTGCAGGGTTTCCATCTTTGTGTGTTTTATAAGGTTATACCAATCATGTCATAACAAAGGTAAGGCCTTGTTCCTGAAACTGGATTGGCACAATACGACAATATTGAGGGGTATCTGCGACAAAAATGTTTTGGGATGATTCGCTAAAGGCTGATCTTAGCAAATTCCGGATTTTTTTTCGCGAAGAACCTTCCGACATTTGTATTGTCCGACCCGTTCCCGGACCGGCGAAGAAAAGCTATTAAGTAATAATGTATCCGGGATCAAGATCAACAAATATGAAAGAACAGGAGATCATTAATTATAACCGGATTGCGGCAGCGATCGATTATATCCGGCAGCATTTCAGAGAGCAGCCCGGCCTGGAGACAATTGCGGAAAAGGTGCATTTAAGCCCCTTTCATTTTCAGCGGCTGTTTACGGAATGGGCGGGAACAAGCCCCAAGAAGTTTCTTCAGTATATCAGCGTGCAGCATGCAAAACGCATACTCAAGGGCAATGAAAGCGCCACCTTGTTCGATACGGCTCATGAAACAGGGCTATCCGGTACCAGCCGGCTGCACGATCTGTTTGTAAATATTGAAGGGATGACCCCTGCCGAATATAAGAACGGAGGGAAAGACCTTTCGATCAATTTCAGCTTTGCGGAAAGCCCTTTCGGTAATCTTATTGTCGCATCTACGGATAAAGGCGTATGCTATATGGCTTTCGAAGATGATGAGCAGCGGGCGCTGGAAGGCCTGAGCGCTAAATTTCCCGGAGCTGCCTTTCAAAGAAAACTGGATATGCTTCAGCAAAATGCGTTGTTTATTTTTCAATCGGACTGGAGCAAGCTGCCCGAAATCAAGCTGCATTTAAAGGGAACGGCCTTCCAGCTGAAGGTTTGGGAAGCTCTGCTCAGGATTCCCATGGGAGGGCTGAGTACGTATGGCCAGATCGCGCAGCAGTTGGGAAGCCCGAATGCATCCCGGGCCGTGGGTACAGCCATCGGAAGCAACCCGGTGGCCTTCCTGATCCCCTGCCACCGCGTTATCCAGTCAACAGGTGCGATTGGCGGCTATATGTGGGGAAGCACACGTAAAACAGCAATTATTGGTTGGGAAGGGGCTAAAGCCGGAATCTAAAGCCGGCGTCTAAACATATAATATGGGATCTTTAAAAGAAAAACTGGCCGCTTTTAACTGGTCGGGTGTTTCGGAGGATATGCACCGGAAAGGATTCGCCCTCATTCCGGGAATACTTTCGGCCGAGCAATGTGAATTGCTAAAAAGCGGCTACCACAGGACCGAAGGATACCGCAAGACGGTGGTAATGGAACGCCACCGCTTTGGCCTGGGCGAATACAAGTATTTTGATTACCCGCTGCCGGACGTCATTGACGAAATACGGGGAACGCCTATCCTTTTCTTGCGCCGATGGCCAACGAATGGATGGAGGCGCTGAACATTGACCGGCGGTTTCCGCCCGTACATGCTGAATTCCTGGAAGAATGCCACCACAAAGGGCAGCTGAAGCCGACCCCGCTTATATTGAAGTACGGGAAGGGAGGCTTCAATACCCTTCACCAGGACCTTTACGGCGAGGTATATTTCCCTTTCCAGCTGGTCTTGTTCCTGGACGAATACGGAAAAGACTATTCCGGAGGCGAATTTGTCATGACGGAACAGGTGCCGAGGGCACAGTCGAAAGCCATTGTACTAAAGCCGGGAAAAGGGGATATGCTTGTTTTTACGACTAATTTCAGGCCGGTAAAAGGAAGCAGAGGGTATTACCGCGCGGCTATGAAACATGGAGTAAGCGAAGTGCTGAGCGGCGAACGCCATACGTTAGGCATCATCTTTCATGATGCATTAAGTTAACAGATCGCCTGCATCAATGGCAGGCGCTTTGAACCAAAGAAATAGAAATGGACTTATTTAATAGCGGGCCGCCGGAAAGCATAAATTTACTTCCCAAAGACGGGACCGTGAATTATTACGGCAAACTGTTTTCACCCGGGGAAGCAGATCATTACCGTGACAGCCTGTTCGAACATATCGAATGGAAAAGCGACGAGGCAATGATCTTCGGAAAACTGGTCCGGACCAAACGAAAAGTGGCCTGGTACGGCGAGCGCAATTTTGAATATACGTATTCCGGTGTCACTAAGCGCGCGCTGCCCTGGACGGAAGAGCTATTGGCTCTGAAGAAGGCGGTGGAGGAAAAAACAGGCGAAAAGTTCAACTCCTGTTTGCTTAACCTGTATCATAACGGGGAAGAAGGAATGGCCTGGCATAGCGACGGTGAAAAGGATCTGAAAAGAAACGGGGCCATCGGCTCCCTTAGCTTTGGTGCGGAACGAAAGTTTGCGTTCAAACATAAGGAGACGAAGGAAACCGTTTCAATCATCCTGGAACATGGCAGTTTGCTCGTAATGAAAGATGCGACCCAAACTCACTGGCTGCACCGCCTGCCGCCCGCCAAACGCATCAGCAAAGCCCGTATCAATTTAACCTTCCGGACAATTACCGGTACAGATCTTCTTTAAACCTCTTTGCCAGTAAGCCGGTGGCCAGTTCCGGATCAATTTCCGCAACAGTTATCCCTGCTTTCCCATAGGGCGCGTGGGCAACGCACCTGCCGTCCGGGCTTATGACGGAGCTGGCTGATTCGGGATAAAGGGAAGCATAATTTGCGCTTGCAAAATAGATCGTATTTTCCAAAGCTCTCATCATCATGGCTTTTTCATAATAAGGATTGTCTTTGTTTCCCCATTCGGTAAGCGGGACGCCTTCTTTATTGCTCCCGGTAAAATAAGGATGAAATACGATCTTGGCGTCCCGCCGGGCGGCCCATCTGACCAATTCAGGATAACGGAAGCCTTCATGGCAGATAACAATCCCGAATTTTAATCCATTGATTTCAAAAATACTGCGTTCGGTGCCGGGAATCCAGAAATCATCTTCACTTGGATCCAGCTGGTTTTTGGTTTGGTAACCTAATGGCTCGCCTTTCTCTGAAATTACCTGCGCCACATTTGAAAAACCCAGCGGATGCGGCCAGTCCATGGGTAAAATGATACCAATGGACTGGCCCGCCGCAATCTTACGCGCTTTATCTAATGCCGATCGTAATTTTTCCGGCGAACGGTCTTCCTTCCTGTATCCCATTCCGCGGTAACCGGGCAGGAAGGACTCCGGGAAACAGATGATTGCTGCCTGTTCCTTAGCGGCGTCCTGCGCCAGCTTTTCAACCCAGTCAAGGCCTTCATTTATGGATCGGGGAATCGGTGGGGAAGCCAGTGCTATTTTCATAACGATCTTTATTCCGCTTTTTTTCAAATATCGCTTTTTTCGACGGTTTTATATCCTTTCCGCAATACCCTTCCCGCAATTAGTTTATGCGCTACCCGCTCACGCTCTTTATTACCTGTTCAGGCTCCACCCGCTATCTGTTTTACGTTGCCCCGCTACCTTCTTACGCTCCGTTCTACCTGTTCAGGCTGCCCCGCTACCTTTATGCTCCTTCGCTATCTGTTTACGTTGCCCCGCTACCTTCATGCTCCTTCGCTATCTGTTTATGCTCCCCCCAGGCTGCGGTACAGCAAAATATAGGCGTTAATGCGTTGCCTTTTCAGGCTGGTGAGGCTCAGCTCGTTTTGCAAGGCATTTTGCTGAGCGGTGATTACCTCCAGGTAAGTTGCCATCCCGCTGTTGAATAATAAACGGGCGTTGGGGATCGCTTTTTCCAAAATGGTTTTCCGTGTCTGTGCGCGGTCTATCTGTTCCTCCAGTTTCGTTAATTGCACCAGTGCGTCAGACACTTCGCCGACGGCTTGTAATACATTCGAACGGAACTCGATAACGGCATTTTCCCGCCGGATCTTTGCGGCTTCGTATTCCGTTTTCAGCCGCCGGTGGTTAAAGACGGGCTGCACCAGGTTTCCTGCAACCGTTCCAAAGAGGGAGGCAGGCGTAGTGAACCAGCTGCTGGCTTTGAACGCGTTCAGGCCCCCGGAAGCGGTAATGCTCAAAGACGGATACCTGTTCGCCTGGCTGATGCCTACTTCGGCATCCGCAGCCTGGAGCGCATATTCGCTTGCACGGACATCCGGGCGATAGCTCAGGAGAGCCGCGGGTACGCCGGCTGAAAGCTCTTCGGGAATGGAAAATTCTACCGGCTCCGACTTCACAGCAATCGCCTGCGGTTCTTCTGCCATCAGGATGCTCAGCGCATTTTCCTGTATCATGAGCGCCTGTTCAAGTTCAGGAATAAGTGCAGCGGTGGTTTCCTTTTGCACTTCAGCCTGCTGCACCGCCAAAAGGCTAACCTGGCCCGCTTCATGCTGCAGCCGCATAATGCGAAGGGTACTATCCTGGAGTCCCAGATTCCTTTGGGCAATGGTTAGCTGTTCATGAAGGGTGAGCAACTGGTAATAAGCCGACGCCGTGGACGCGATCAGACGGGTTTTCAGCCAGGTCACGGCGGCTTCGCTTTGCAGGTAGTTGGCTAAAGCCGCCTTTTTCCCGAGGCCTGTCTTGTTCCAGATATCAATTTCCCAGCTAAGGTCGAGCCCTGCCAGGTAATCTTCCATATGCTTGCTCCCGGTCGCCTCCGCCAGGTTTAGCCCATTCAGGCTGTTTTGGGAAAGGCGGGAAGTACTTGCCTGCACACCGGCATTCAGGGTGGGTAGCCAGGCTACCCGGGCTTGTTTAAGGAATTCGGCGTTTAGCCTTACCGTATTAAAAGCCGTTTGCATATCGTAGTTCCGGCTAAGCACGCTATCGATGAGGAGCTGAAGCGCGCTGTCCGTAAAGAACGCTTTCCATTCCAGGCGTGCGATGCCGGCGCTGTCTGTATTAGGAGTCGTTTGCCCGCTTTCGCTGCCGGTCCGGAACTGCCCGGGAAGTTCGGTTTCGGGGCGCTGGTATTCCCGTTTAACCGAGCAGGAGTACAACAATGCCGGTAAAACAATCAGGAGTATGATCGTTACACCCTGCCGGAGCGCCGGTATTCTGCGCGGGGCGGCCTGCGCCTTGGCCCGCTTCGGGCGGAAACTCTTCTCCTGGAGATACTGAAAGATAATATACAATACCGGGATAATGAAGACGCCTAATACCACGCCGGTGAGCATGCCTCCCACGGCGCCTGCACCAATAGAATGGTTACCCAGGGCTGAGCCGCCGCTTGCGCGCAGGAGCGGGATCATACCCACAATAAA is a window from the Anseongella ginsenosidimutans genome containing:
- a CDS encoding restriction endonuclease, producing MPIPDYQSIMLPLLKAISDGEVHLFKDVVNILTVKFNLSEEEQKQLLPSGQAFLFPNRVGWARTYLKKAGLIDTPKRGILVITPRGTAILEEKPKQIDNNLLKQFPEFVEFQHYKKQDTTTIEAVASSSSDEQTPEEIIENAYQKIRAALSIELLDTVRELSPFFFERLVVELLVKMGYGGSMKDAGEVIKKTGDEGIDGTIKEDKLGLDIIYIQAKRWQAGNMIGRPELQKFVGALAGQGAKKGIFITTSSFTREALNYIPRNETRIVLIDGEQLAELMIDHNLGVAPHRMYEIKRLDSDYFVEE
- a CDS encoding 2OG-Fe(II) oxygenase, yielding MANEWMEALNIDRRFPPVHAEFLEECHHKGQLKPTPLILKYGKGGFNTLHQDLYGEVYFPFQLVLFLDEYGKDYSGGEFVMTEQVPRAQSKAIVLKPGKGDMLVFTTNFRPVKGSRGYYRAAMKHGVSEVLSGERHTLGIIFHDALS
- a CDS encoding carbon-nitrogen hydrolase family protein, with the translated sequence MKIALASPPIPRSINEGLDWVEKLAQDAAKEQAAIICFPESFLPGYRGMGYRKEDRSPEKLRSALDKARKIAAGQSIGIILPMDWPHPLGFSNVAQVISEKGEPLGYQTKNQLDPSEDDFWIPGTERSIFEINGLKFGIVICHEGFRYPELVRWAARRDAKIVFHPYFTGSNKEGVPLTEWGNKDNPYYEKAMMMRALENTIYFASANYASLYPESASSVISPDGRCVAHAPYGKAGITVAEIDPELATGLLAKRFKEDLYR
- a CDS encoding efflux transporter outer membrane subunit, translating into MLYSCSVKREYQRPETELPGQFRTGSESGQTTPNTDSAGIARLEWKAFFTDSALQLLIDSVLSRNYDMQTAFNTVRLNAEFLKQARVAWLPTLNAGVQASTSRLSQNSLNGLNLAEATGSKHMEDYLAGLDLSWEIDIWNKTGLGKKAALANYLQSEAAVTWLKTRLIASTASAYYQLLTLHEQLTIAQRNLGLQDSTLRIMRLQHEAGQVSLLAVQQAEVQKETTAALIPELEQALMIQENALSILMAEEPQAIAVKSEPVEFSIPEELSAGVPAALLSYRPDVRASEYALQAADAEVGISQANRYPSLSITASGGLNAFKASSWFTTPASLFGTVAGNLVQPVFNHRRLKTEYEAAKIRRENAVIEFRSNVLQAVGEVSDALVQLTKLEEQIDRAQTRKTILEKAIPNARLLFNSGMATYLEVITAQQNALQNELSLTSLKRQRINAYILLYRSLGGA
- a CDS encoding methylated-DNA--[protein]-cysteine S-methyltransferase, with the translated sequence MKEQEIINYNRIAAAIDYIRQHFREQPGLETIAEKVHLSPFHFQRLFTEWAGTSPKKFLQYISVQHAKRILKGNESATLFDTAHETGLSGTSRLHDLFVNIEGMTPAEYKNGGKDLSINFSFAESPFGNLIVASTDKGVCYMAFEDDEQRALEGLSAKFPGAAFQRKLDMLQQNALFIFQSDWSKLPEIKLHLKGTAFQLKVWEALLRIPMGGLSTYGQIAQQLGSPNASRAVGTAIGSNPVAFLIPCHRVIQSTGAIGGYMWGSTRKTAIIGWEGAKAGI
- a CDS encoding alpha-ketoglutarate-dependent dioxygenase AlkB family protein gives rise to the protein MDLFNSGPPESINLLPKDGTVNYYGKLFSPGEADHYRDSLFEHIEWKSDEAMIFGKLVRTKRKVAWYGERNFEYTYSGVTKRALPWTEELLALKKAVEEKTGEKFNSCLLNLYHNGEEGMAWHSDGEKDLKRNGAIGSLSFGAERKFAFKHKETKETVSIILEHGSLLVMKDATQTHWLHRLPPAKRISKARINLTFRTITGTDLL
- a CDS encoding SRPBCC family protein, whose amino-acid sequence is METLQFKKEINAAVDKVYKTMIGKETFKQWTAVFNPSSEFEGGGDVEGSWEKGSKILFIGASKEGKREGMVGYIRENTPNRHISIEYTGIVDGENELTEGPVAEEWQGFENYTFESRDGTTTVTVDIDVNDQMLEYFRITYPKALDKLKEICEG
- a CDS encoding type I restriction endonuclease subunit R; protein product: MPSLTNEQALESAIEERLTGTSLEKLKAKGIIGTDISERAPDYRAGNGYYIGFPHHFNARHAVDEERFWDFLERTQKQELEKLQRQSDWKPKILERLDRMIKKYGVLRLLRKGLEVDDAHFTLMYVLPLAGSSEKAKQNFESNQFSVTRQLRYSLSNPGEEIDMVLFVNGLPIATMELKNHWTGQNAKVHGQNQYKFQRDITQPLLHFGRCVVHFVVDTDEVYMTTRLNGAETFFLPFNRGYNMGKGNPPNPFGHKTAYLWENILTRESIANILQHFVRFDGKETDPLSKRTLFFPRYHQLDVVRKIIADASKKGVGQTYLIQHSAGSGKSNSITWSAYQLIEAYPENESVRGSRGITHPLFDSVIVVTDRRLLDKQLRETIRDFSEVKNIIGPAYSSPELKENLESGKRIIITTIQKFPFIVDGIADLSDKCFAVIIDEAHSSQSGRASDNMNRAMGSGSEEDVDPQDKILKAMHSRKMRGNASYLAFTATPKNATLEKFGVQQADGSFKPFHLYSMKQAIEEGFILDVLANYTTYRSYYEIRKSIEENPLFDTVKAQKKLRAFVERDQQTIAIKAEIMLEHFITHVVKKKKLKGKAKAMVITQSIESAIRYFFAIRDLLKEKGNPFNALVAFSGTKRVDGLEYTEEAINGFGENETRDKFDADEYRILVVADKYLTGFDQPKLTAMYVDKKLQGVKAVQALSRLNRSADKLGKKTEDLFVLDFFNSTEDIKTAFDDFYTATTLSKATDVNVLHELKSSLDDGAVYEWAEVESFVEKYFEGVDAQELSPIIDVAAARFNDELALGDNDKADFKIKAKQFVKIYGQMASILPYEVLKWEKLFWFLKFLIPKLIIADPEQDALDGLLNSVDLSTYGLERVKLNTAISLDASETELDPQNANPRAVHDGERAEDPLDNIIISFNERWFQGWDATPEEQRVKFINLARSISSHPDYKEKYAKNSDTQNREIAFHKIFDEVMAKQRKHELDLYRLISQDPAFKSAMQGTLKRILGV